One Leopardus geoffroyi isolate Oge1 chromosome B1, O.geoffroyi_Oge1_pat1.0, whole genome shotgun sequence DNA window includes the following coding sequences:
- the HELT gene encoding hairy and enhancer of split-related protein HELT, protein MSDKLKERKVSRLSPDSPCAPLVGASDSRSRHLAGPTAGTWHTGLSCGGSLSGLGGERGQREGLPQLGRPVATSPVPWRSAGRRGPSRAGGRPEEERTGRLPGQHYPKCTNLCSQRTPVSHKVIEKRRRDRINRCLNELGKTVPMALAKQSSGKLEKAEILEMTVQYLRALHSADFPRGREKAELLAEFANYFHYGYHECMKNLVHYLTTVERMETKDTKYARILAFLQSKARLGAEPAFQPLGSLPEPDFSYQLHPAGAELTGHSPGEASVFPQGAAPGPFPWPHGAARSPALPYLPGAPVALPSPAQQHSPFLTPVQGLDRHYLNLIGHAHPNALNLHPPQHPPVL, encoded by the exons ATGTCAGACAAGCTTAAGGAACGCAAAGTGAGTCGGCTGAGCCCAGACAGCCCTTGCGCCCCGCTGGTGGGGGCGTCTGACTCCCGGAGCCGCCACCTGGCTGGACCGACGGCAGGGACGTGGCACACGGGACTCTCGTGCGGAGGAAGCTTGAGTGGTTTGGGCGGGGAacgaggacagagagaggggcttCCTCAACTCGGGAGGCCGGTGGCCACCTCCCCAGTGCCCTGGCGCTCAGCTGGACGGCGTGGCCCAagccgggcgggcgggcggccggaAGAGGAGCGCACTG GACGACTCCCTGGGCAACACTATCCTAAATGTACAAACCTCTGTTCGCAGAGAACCCCTGTCTCCCACAAAGTGATAGAAAAGCGGAGGAGGGACCGGATAAACCGCTGCTTGAACGAGCTGGGCAAGACGGTACCCATGGCCCTGGCGAAGCAG AGTTCCGGTAAGCTGGAGAAGGCGGAGATCCTCGAGATGACCGTTCAGTACCTGAGGGCCCTGCACTCCGCTGATTTTCCCCGGGGAAGGGAAAAAG CAGAACTGCTAGCAGAGTTCGCCAACTACTTCCACTACGGCTACCACGAGTGCATGAAGAACCTGGTGCATTATCTCACCACCGTGGAAAGGATGGAGACCAAGGACACCAAGTACGCGCGCATCCTCGCCTTCCTGCAGTCCAAGGCCCGCTTGGGCGCCGAGCCCGCCTTCCAGCCGCTGGGTTCGCTCCCGGAGCCGGATTTCTCCTATCAGCTGCACCCAGCGGGGGCCGAGCTCACGGGCCACAGCCCCGGGGAGGCCTCCGTTTTCCCGCAGGGCGCCGCCCCCGGGCCCTTTCCCTGGCCGCACGGCGCGGCCCGCAGCCCGGCGCTGCCCTACCTGCCCGGCGCGCCGGTGGCGCTCCCGAGCCCCGCGCAGCAGCACAGCCCCTTCCTGACGCCCGTGCAGGGGCTGGACCGGCACTACCTCAACCTGATCGGCCACGCCCACCCCAACGCCCTCAACCTGCACCCGCCCCAGCACCCGCCGGTGCTCTGA